Proteins encoded by one window of Anaeromyxobacter sp.:
- a CDS encoding 4Fe-4S binding protein, translating to MANKIIDDCSSCGACEAECPSGAIAEGDDHYMIDASKCDECAAHGGEPACMSVCPSDSIVKLEM from the coding sequence GTGGCCAACAAGATCATCGACGACTGCAGCAGCTGCGGCGCCTGCGAGGCGGAGTGCCCGAGCGGGGCCATCGCCGAGGGCGACGACCACTACATGATCGACGCCTCCAAGTGCGACGAGTGCGCCGCGCACGGCGGCGAGCCGGCCTGCATGTCGGTCTGCCCCAGCGACAGCATCGTCAAGCTGGAGATGTAG
- a CDS encoding aldo/keto reductase family protein, translated as MNYRTLGASDLTVSEIALGSWLTFGGGVDRVAAEACVRAAFDAGINFIDTANVYGRGAAETFLGEALRGVPRDRYVLATKAYFPMSELDQGLSAAQIAKQLDASLARLRVDHVDLYQCHRYDGATPLEETMAALDAAVRQGKVRWLGFSEWTPAQVRAALALPFTRFVSSQPQYSLLWRGPEAELFPLCAAEGIGQIVWSPLRQGILTGKYRPGAAAPSDSRAASPAMNAFLGEKLDDAVLARVQRLQPIAAELGLTTPQLALAWVLRRPEVTSAIIGASRPAQVLENAAASGVALDPATVARVEAALAG; from the coding sequence ATGAACTACCGCACCCTCGGCGCCAGCGACCTCACCGTCTCGGAGATCGCGCTCGGCTCCTGGCTCACCTTCGGCGGGGGCGTGGATCGCGTCGCCGCCGAGGCCTGCGTCCGGGCCGCCTTCGACGCCGGCATCAACTTCATCGACACCGCCAACGTCTACGGGCGCGGCGCGGCCGAGACCTTCCTGGGCGAGGCGCTGCGCGGCGTGCCGCGCGACCGGTACGTGCTGGCCACCAAGGCCTACTTCCCCATGTCGGAGCTCGACCAGGGGCTCTCGGCCGCGCAGATCGCCAAGCAACTCGACGCCTCGCTGGCGCGCCTGCGGGTGGACCACGTGGACCTGTACCAGTGCCACCGCTACGACGGGGCCACGCCGCTCGAGGAGACCATGGCGGCGCTCGACGCCGCGGTCCGGCAGGGCAAGGTGCGCTGGCTCGGCTTCTCCGAGTGGACCCCGGCGCAGGTGCGCGCGGCGCTGGCCCTGCCCTTCACCCGCTTCGTCTCGTCCCAGCCGCAGTACTCGCTGCTGTGGCGCGGGCCCGAGGCGGAGCTCTTCCCGCTCTGCGCCGCCGAGGGCATCGGGCAGATCGTCTGGTCGCCGCTGCGCCAGGGGATCCTGACCGGCAAGTACCGGCCCGGGGCGGCGGCGCCGTCCGACTCGCGCGCCGCCAGCCCCGCCATGAACGCCTTCCTGGGGGAGAAGCTGGACGACGCCGTGCTGGCGCGGGTGCAGCGGCTCCAGCCCATCGCGGCGGAGCTGGGCCTGACCACCCCGCAGCTGGCGCTGGCGTGGGTGCTGCGCCGGCCCGAGGTCACCTCGGCCATCATCGGCGCCTCGCGCCCCGCGCAGGTGCTCGAGAACGCGGCCGCCTCCGGCGTGGCGCTCGACCCGGCCACGGTGGCGCGGGTGGAGGCGGCGCTGGCGGGCTGA
- a CDS encoding NAD-dependent deacetylase: MGVDSGLPDFRGDQGFWKAYPPYQALGLSFVDAANPARFEEDPAFGWGFYGHRLATYRATTPHAGFALLRRWIAELGLEWFVVTSNVDGQFQRAGFDPDRIDEHHGSIHHLQCTAPCCQEIWENDEEVPVDLATMRAARVPRCPRCGEPSRPNILMFGDWAWIQDRQQAQAARFRRFLQEVEGAPLVVVELGAGTAISTIRSLGEALADRAGATLVRINPREPDIHPPHLGLPVGALEGLRAVDGALRG, translated from the coding sequence ATGGGGGTCGACTCGGGGCTCCCCGACTTCCGCGGCGACCAGGGCTTCTGGAAGGCCTACCCGCCCTACCAGGCGCTCGGCCTCTCCTTCGTGGACGCGGCCAACCCGGCCCGCTTCGAGGAGGACCCTGCCTTCGGCTGGGGCTTCTACGGCCACCGGCTCGCCACCTACCGCGCCACCACGCCCCACGCCGGCTTCGCCCTGCTGCGGCGCTGGATCGCCGAGCTGGGGCTGGAGTGGTTCGTGGTCACCTCCAACGTGGACGGCCAGTTCCAGCGGGCCGGCTTCGACCCCGATCGGATCGACGAGCACCACGGCTCCATCCACCACCTGCAGTGCACCGCGCCCTGCTGCCAGGAGATCTGGGAGAACGACGAGGAGGTGCCGGTGGACCTGGCCACCATGCGGGCCGCCCGGGTGCCGCGCTGCCCGCGCTGCGGGGAGCCCTCCCGGCCCAACATCCTCATGTTCGGCGACTGGGCCTGGATCCAGGACCGGCAGCAGGCGCAGGCGGCGCGCTTCCGGCGCTTCCTGCAGGAGGTGGAGGGGGCGCCGCTGGTGGTGGTGGAGCTGGGGGCCGGCACCGCCATCAGCACCATCCGCTCCCTGGGCGAGGCCCTGGCCGATCGGGCCGGCGCCACCCTGGTGCGCATCAACCCGCGCGAGCCGGACATCCACCCGCCGCACCTCGGGCTGCCGGTCGGCGCCCTCGAGGGGCTCCGCGCCGTCGACGGGGCGCTGCGCGGCTGA
- a CDS encoding MFS transporter, which yields MYLTQPILPLLSEEFGVGPARAGLTVSAVVLAIAGAAAFYGPLSDALGRRRVMAGAVGLLSLATLACAFAPSLGALTALRALQGLFVPGMTAVSVAYAGDRFRAADLARVVGGVIGASVVGGLLGRVGAGWVTAHLGWRAAFVGFAALTLLAALGLARALSPARVAAPVGFRAATRGMLGHLRSPRLLGAFLVGASLFFGWIGIFTYLPYHLTGRWGLSTSLVSSVYLVYAAGVLASPVAGRLAGRIAPRTLIGWGLAVELVGMAAALAGSLPVLVAGLVVLVLGTFTAQAVAPAFVNQSARTAKGGASALYLTFYYLGGTLGSVLPGLAWQAWGWPGVVASCGAAVGLGLVANATLCGREG from the coding sequence ATGTACCTGACCCAGCCCATCCTGCCGCTCCTCTCCGAGGAGTTCGGGGTGGGGCCGGCGCGCGCCGGGTTGACGGTGAGCGCGGTGGTGCTGGCCATCGCCGGGGCGGCGGCCTTCTACGGGCCGCTCTCCGACGCCCTGGGGCGCCGCCGCGTCATGGCGGGCGCGGTGGGGCTGCTCTCGCTGGCCACGCTGGCCTGCGCCTTCGCCCCGTCGCTGGGGGCGCTGACCGCGCTCCGGGCGCTGCAGGGGCTCTTCGTGCCGGGCATGACGGCCGTCTCGGTGGCCTACGCCGGCGACCGCTTCCGCGCCGCGGACCTGGCGCGCGTGGTGGGCGGGGTCATCGGGGCCAGCGTGGTGGGCGGGCTGCTGGGCCGGGTGGGCGCGGGCTGGGTGACCGCCCACCTCGGCTGGCGCGCCGCCTTCGTGGGGTTCGCGGCCCTCACGCTGCTGGCCGCCCTGGGGCTGGCGCGCGCGCTCTCGCCGGCCCGGGTGGCCGCGCCGGTCGGCTTCCGCGCCGCCACCCGCGGCATGCTCGGGCACCTGCGCTCGCCGCGCCTGCTGGGCGCCTTCCTGGTGGGCGCCTCGCTGTTCTTCGGCTGGATCGGCATCTTCACCTACCTGCCGTACCACCTGACCGGGCGGTGGGGCCTCTCCACCAGCCTGGTCTCCTCGGTCTACCTGGTCTACGCGGCGGGCGTGCTGGCCTCGCCGGTGGCCGGCCGCCTGGCCGGACGCATCGCGCCCCGCACCCTCATCGGCTGGGGCCTGGCGGTGGAGCTGGTGGGCATGGCCGCCGCGCTGGCCGGCTCCTTGCCGGTGCTGGTGGCCGGGCTGGTGGTGCTGGTGCTCGGCACCTTCACGGCGCAGGCGGTGGCGCCCGCCTTCGTGAACCAGAGCGCACGGACCGCCAAGGGCGGCGCCAGCGCGCTCTACCTCACCTTCTACTACCTGGGCGGCACGCTGGGCTCGGTGCTGCCAGGCCTGGCCTGGCAGGCCTGGGGCTGGCCCGGCGTGGTGGCGTCCTGCGGCGCCGCGGTGGGCCTCGGGCTGGTGGCCAACGCGACGCTGTGCGGTCGGGAGGGGTAG
- a CDS encoding PilZ domain-containing protein: MPPPEEERRYVRYEVPFTVHVSAGGQVQVCQGEDLGAGGCRAVVLHPPQRGQEVHLRLRTDRMALEVSGQATVAWAQRDPPYRVGFEFSAPLAEKAVTFIHALLGPVRLTRAG, from the coding sequence GTGCCGCCCCCCGAAGAAGAGCGCCGCTACGTCCGCTACGAGGTCCCCTTCACCGTGCACGTCAGCGCGGGCGGGCAGGTCCAGGTCTGCCAGGGCGAGGACCTCGGCGCAGGCGGCTGCCGGGCGGTGGTGCTCCACCCGCCGCAGCGTGGCCAGGAGGTGCACCTGCGGCTGCGCACCGATCGCATGGCCCTCGAGGTGAGCGGCCAGGCCACCGTGGCCTGGGCGCAGCGCGACCCGCCCTACCGCGTGGGGTTCGAGTTCTCGGCGCCGCTGGCCGAGAAGGCGGTGACGTTCATCCACGCGCTGCTGGGCCCGGTGCGGCTCACCCGGGCCGGCTGA
- a CDS encoding response regulator transcription factor, whose translation MTRILVVDDHEVVRRGTRQVLAEGFPGATFGEASAAPEALARLQEERWDLLVLDINLPGRSGLEVLEDVQRQWPKLPVLVLSGYPEEEFAVRCLRLGAAGYLTKSSASDELVAAARKALDGGKYVTAALAERLAAVLGGGLRGEPHEALSGRELQVVRLVASGKTMKEIAGELHLSEKTIATYRARIAEKLGVSTNVELTRYALQHKLVE comes from the coding sequence ATGACCAGGATCCTGGTGGTCGACGACCACGAGGTGGTGCGGCGCGGCACGCGCCAGGTGCTGGCCGAGGGCTTCCCGGGCGCGACCTTCGGCGAGGCCAGCGCCGCCCCCGAGGCGCTGGCGCGGCTGCAGGAGGAGCGGTGGGACCTGCTGGTGCTGGACATCAACCTGCCCGGGCGCAGCGGGCTGGAGGTGCTGGAGGACGTGCAGCGGCAGTGGCCCAAGCTCCCGGTGCTGGTCCTCTCCGGCTACCCGGAGGAGGAGTTCGCGGTCCGCTGCCTCCGGCTCGGCGCGGCCGGCTACCTCACCAAGAGCAGCGCCTCCGACGAGCTGGTGGCGGCGGCCCGCAAGGCGCTGGACGGCGGCAAGTACGTCACCGCGGCGCTGGCCGAGCGGCTGGCGGCGGTGCTGGGCGGCGGGCTGCGCGGCGAGCCGCACGAGGCGCTCTCGGGGCGCGAGCTGCAGGTGGTGCGGCTGGTGGCCAGCGGCAAGACCATGAAGGAGATCGCCGGCGAGCTCCACCTGTCGGAGAAGACCATCGCCACCTACCGGGCGCGCATCGCCGAGAAGCTGGGCGTCTCCACCAACGTGGAGCTGACCCGCTACGCCCTGCAGCACAAGCTGGTGGAGTGA
- a CDS encoding GAF domain-containing protein has protein sequence MRGPAPTGWRPSPALWIPAVYAAVAAVYVVVSDDALGAVVRNRAEFERWSVVKGWGFVVLTALLLHLGLRRVLAARQAAASRLERLEARWRGLVESSPDGIIILEHHTMVFANQAALRLLRAPSAEALVGLSMLAVVDPADHAAVVDRTTRAETGRPYPQVLERRMRRLDGEPFRAEVGVSTFVVEGVAAVQVVIRDVTQAWAIKEELRRMNAALRMLGAVNEALVRADGEPQLMAEVCRIAVQHGGYRLAWAGAAPGGEAPLHPVAAYGEGAEVAQGLCFDRCDGAEPCGPAGLALRSGRPCVVEDLAGDARLAAWRAQVPLAGVETCIALPLAVGGERLGVLVLFAAERGAFDDPVVRLLQQLADDLAFGVVALRTRSALVEERARLGESRERLRALAGRLQTVREDEKTRMARDLHDELGQLLTGLKMDLRWLENRLGELPASEQVSALLDRAVAASELADQTVISVQRIASELRPGALDRLGLAPALRQEARRFQERTGIECRAELEEGAPEPLPEVATALYRICQEAMTNVSRHAEARVVVVSLRAEPGALVLRVEDDGRGLDEPAMGPDTLGLLGMTERATLLGGWVRFERGPERGTVVTARLPVAGGGGGST, from the coding sequence ATGCGCGGCCCCGCCCCCACCGGCTGGCGCCCCTCGCCGGCCCTCTGGATCCCGGCCGTCTATGCGGCGGTGGCGGCCGTCTACGTGGTGGTGTCCGACGACGCCCTCGGCGCCGTGGTCCGCAACCGCGCCGAGTTCGAGCGCTGGTCCGTCGTCAAGGGCTGGGGCTTCGTGGTGCTCACGGCCCTCCTGCTGCACCTCGGCCTGCGCAGGGTGCTGGCGGCGCGGCAGGCCGCCGCCAGCCGCCTGGAGCGGCTGGAGGCGCGCTGGCGCGGCCTGGTGGAGTCCTCCCCGGACGGCATCATCATCCTGGAGCACCACACCATGGTCTTCGCCAACCAGGCGGCGCTGCGCCTGCTGCGCGCCCCCTCGGCCGAGGCGCTGGTGGGGCTGTCGATGCTGGCGGTGGTGGACCCGGCGGACCACGCCGCGGTGGTGGATCGGACCACCCGCGCCGAGACCGGGCGGCCGTACCCCCAGGTGCTGGAGCGGCGCATGCGCCGCCTCGACGGCGAGCCCTTCCGCGCCGAGGTCGGCGTCTCCACCTTCGTGGTGGAGGGGGTCGCGGCCGTCCAGGTCGTCATCCGCGACGTGACGCAGGCCTGGGCCATCAAGGAGGAGCTGCGCCGCATGAACGCGGCGCTGCGCATGCTGGGCGCGGTCAACGAGGCGCTGGTGCGGGCCGACGGCGAGCCGCAGCTCATGGCCGAGGTCTGCCGCATCGCGGTGCAGCACGGCGGCTACCGGCTGGCCTGGGCCGGCGCGGCGCCCGGCGGGGAGGCGCCGCTCCACCCGGTGGCGGCCTACGGCGAGGGCGCCGAGGTGGCGCAGGGGCTGTGCTTCGACCGCTGCGACGGGGCGGAGCCGTGCGGCCCGGCCGGGCTGGCCCTGCGCAGCGGCAGGCCCTGCGTGGTGGAGGACCTGGCGGGCGACGCCCGGCTGGCCGCCTGGCGCGCCCAGGTGCCGCTGGCCGGCGTCGAGACCTGCATCGCGCTGCCCCTGGCGGTGGGCGGCGAGCGGCTGGGCGTGCTGGTGCTCTTCGCCGCCGAGCGCGGGGCCTTCGACGACCCGGTGGTGCGGCTCCTGCAGCAGCTGGCCGACGACCTGGCCTTCGGGGTGGTGGCGCTGCGCACCCGCTCCGCGCTGGTGGAGGAGCGGGCCCGCCTGGGCGAGTCCCGCGAGCGCCTGCGGGCGCTGGCGGGCCGGCTGCAGACGGTGCGCGAGGACGAGAAGACCCGCATGGCCCGCGACCTGCACGACGAGCTGGGGCAGCTGCTGACCGGCCTCAAGATGGACCTGCGCTGGCTGGAGAACCGGCTGGGCGAGCTGCCGGCCTCGGAGCAGGTCAGCGCGCTCCTCGACCGGGCGGTGGCCGCGTCCGAGCTGGCGGACCAGACGGTGATCTCGGTGCAGCGCATCGCCAGCGAGCTCCGACCGGGCGCGCTCGACCGGCTCGGCCTGGCGCCGGCGCTGCGCCAGGAGGCGCGCCGGTTCCAGGAGCGGACCGGCATCGAGTGCCGGGCCGAGCTGGAGGAGGGGGCCCCCGAGCCACTGCCGGAGGTGGCCACCGCGCTCTACCGCATCTGCCAGGAGGCCATGACCAACGTCTCTCGCCACGCCGAGGCGCGGGTGGTGGTGGTGTCGCTGCGGGCCGAGCCAGGGGCGCTGGTGCTGCGGGTGGAGGACGACGGGCGCGGCCTGGACGAGCCGGCCATGGGCCCGGACACCCTCGGCCTCCTCGGCATGACCGAGCGCGCCACCCTGCTGGGCGGGTGGGTCCGCTTCGAGCGCGGCCCGGAACGTGGCACGGTGGTGACGGCCCGCCTGCCGGTGGCGGGCGGCGGGGGAGGCTCCACATGA
- a CDS encoding tetratricopeptide repeat protein, which yields MDKKMVMGAVGGLLVGLLAGYIIGFEVHESNARQLAVAGGAPMGQQPPPGMGQMPPPGMGQAPLPSPQQAADFQARIDLNQRLLAKDPKNVQAWVALGNDYFDTRQFQKSIDAYGKALALQPNNPDVLTDQGVMYEQTLEYDKALANFEQAQRIAPNHVQSLFNIGVVWTKKQDGAKAAAAWKKVIEVAPQSPQAADAREGLAKLGAR from the coding sequence ATGGACAAGAAGATGGTCATGGGCGCGGTGGGAGGGCTCCTGGTCGGCCTGCTGGCCGGCTACATCATCGGCTTCGAGGTGCACGAGTCGAACGCGCGCCAGCTGGCGGTCGCGGGCGGGGCACCCATGGGGCAGCAGCCGCCGCCGGGCATGGGGCAGATGCCGCCCCCGGGCATGGGCCAGGCCCCCCTGCCCTCGCCGCAGCAGGCCGCCGACTTCCAGGCCCGCATCGACCTGAACCAGCGGCTGCTGGCCAAGGACCCCAAGAACGTCCAGGCCTGGGTCGCGCTCGGCAACGACTACTTCGACACCCGGCAGTTCCAGAAGTCGATCGACGCCTACGGCAAGGCGCTGGCGCTGCAGCCCAACAACCCGGACGTCCTGACCGACCAGGGCGTCATGTACGAGCAGACCCTGGAGTACGACAAGGCGCTGGCCAACTTCGAGCAGGCGCAGCGCATCGCGCCCAACCACGTCCAGAGCCTCTTCAACATCGGCGTGGTCTGGACCAAGAAGCAGGACGGGGCCAAGGCCGCCGCGGCGTGGAAGAAGGTCATCGAGGTGGCGCCGCAGAGCCCGCAGGCCGCCGACGCCCGGGAAGGGCTGGCCAAGCTGGGCGCCAGGTAG
- a CDS encoding DEAD/DEAH box helicase, with translation MRPEDPVTTFADLKLSEQSLRALERAGFEHPTPIQARAIPPALEGKDVIGAAATGTGKTAAFLLPIIERLAGKAGTRALVLAPTRELALQIGAELERFGHGRHVRGAVVIGGVGMGQQTMAFRDRREVIIATPGRLVDHLQQGTAKLDQVEILVLDEADRMLDMGFKPQLTRILARLPKKRQTLLFSATIGGEVGEFARVNLHAPVEVSVARSGTTAARAEQRVFLCSQEEKPALLLALLARDDLSTLVFTRTKRRADRVAKGVERAGHKVARIHADRSQGQRRQALDGFKDGSYRVLIATDIAARGIDVEEIGHVVNFDLPHVPEDYVHRVGRTARAEASGLASAFCAPEEGDLLRAIEALTRAPLPRAEVPRDDETFVAEWARAAEGRVHQGVPPHRRPGAAGPSRRPSAARQRGGGHSHGHNRGVHAAAEPRGEGAAPAGRSGAGAAPARKPVTLGTWKPPRKR, from the coding sequence GTGCGCCCCGAGGACCCTGTGACCACCTTCGCCGACCTGAAGCTCTCCGAGCAGTCCCTGCGCGCCCTCGAGCGCGCCGGCTTCGAGCACCCCACCCCCATCCAGGCCCGCGCCATCCCGCCGGCCCTGGAGGGCAAGGACGTCATCGGCGCCGCCGCCACCGGCACCGGCAAGACCGCCGCCTTCCTGCTGCCCATCATCGAGCGGCTGGCCGGCAAGGCCGGCACCCGGGCGCTGGTGCTGGCGCCCACCCGCGAGCTGGCCCTGCAGATCGGCGCGGAGCTGGAGCGCTTCGGCCACGGCCGTCACGTGCGCGGGGCGGTGGTCATCGGGGGCGTGGGCATGGGGCAGCAGACCATGGCCTTCCGGGACCGGCGCGAGGTGATCATCGCCACCCCGGGCCGCCTGGTGGACCACCTGCAGCAGGGCACGGCCAAGCTGGACCAGGTGGAGATCCTGGTCCTCGACGAGGCCGACCGGATGCTCGACATGGGGTTCAAGCCCCAGCTCACCCGCATCCTGGCTCGCCTCCCCAAGAAGCGACAGACCCTGCTCTTCTCGGCCACCATCGGCGGCGAGGTGGGCGAGTTCGCCCGCGTCAACCTGCACGCCCCGGTGGAGGTCTCGGTGGCCCGCAGCGGCACCACCGCCGCACGCGCCGAGCAGCGGGTCTTCCTCTGCTCCCAGGAGGAGAAGCCGGCCCTGCTGCTGGCGCTGCTGGCCCGGGACGACCTCTCCACCCTGGTCTTCACCCGCACCAAGCGGCGCGCCGACCGGGTGGCCAAGGGCGTGGAGCGGGCCGGGCACAAGGTGGCGCGCATCCACGCCGACCGCTCGCAGGGGCAGCGGCGCCAGGCGCTCGACGGCTTCAAGGACGGCAGCTACCGCGTGCTCATCGCCACCGACATCGCGGCCCGCGGCATCGACGTGGAGGAGATCGGCCACGTGGTGAACTTCGACCTGCCGCACGTGCCGGAGGACTACGTCCACCGGGTGGGGCGCACCGCGCGGGCCGAGGCCAGCGGCCTGGCGTCGGCCTTCTGCGCGCCGGAGGAGGGCGACCTGCTCAGGGCCATCGAGGCGCTCACCCGGGCCCCGCTCCCGCGGGCCGAGGTGCCGCGCGACGACGAGACCTTCGTGGCCGAGTGGGCGCGGGCCGCCGAGGGGCGGGTCCACCAGGGCGTGCCGCCGCACCGGCGGCCCGGGGCGGCCGGCCCGAGCCGCCGCCCCAGCGCGGCGCGCCAGCGGGGTGGTGGGCACAGTCACGGCCACAACCGGGGCGTGCACGCCGCCGCCGAGCCCCGCGGCGAGGGCGCTGCCCCGGCCGGCCGGAGCGGCGCCGGGGCGGCCCCGGCCCGCAAGCCGGTGACGCTGGGCACCTGGAAGCCGCCGCGGAAGCGCTGA
- a CDS encoding methyltransferase, whose protein sequence is MAAWRDLVQTRTAPAPVPLVPEVLTYQATDLTPLWHATSAELRRYDASPFWAFPWAGGQALARHLLDHPELVRGRTVLDFATGSGLVAIAAIAAGAASVRATDLSPFCEVVVPMNAALNQVVLEASLEDLLGRPLPGVEVVLAGDVFYEQPLAGRALEWFRQLAAAGALVLVGDPGRLYSPQEGVVELGEYQVPVSMEIEDRAVMRTWVERVLPA, encoded by the coding sequence CTGGCCGCCTGGCGCGACCTCGTCCAGACCCGGACGGCGCCCGCGCCGGTGCCGCTGGTGCCGGAGGTCCTGACCTACCAGGCCACCGATCTCACGCCGCTGTGGCACGCCACCTCGGCCGAGCTGCGCCGCTACGACGCCTCGCCGTTCTGGGCCTTCCCCTGGGCCGGCGGCCAGGCGCTGGCGCGCCACCTGCTGGACCACCCGGAGCTGGTGCGCGGCCGCACCGTCCTCGACTTCGCCACCGGCAGCGGGCTGGTGGCCATCGCCGCCATCGCCGCCGGGGCGGCCAGCGTCCGGGCCACCGACCTCTCCCCCTTCTGCGAGGTGGTGGTGCCGATGAACGCGGCGCTCAACCAGGTGGTCCTCGAGGCCAGCCTGGAGGACCTGCTCGGCCGGCCGCTGCCCGGCGTGGAGGTGGTGCTGGCCGGCGACGTCTTCTACGAGCAGCCGCTGGCCGGGCGGGCCCTGGAGTGGTTCCGCCAGCTGGCCGCCGCGGGCGCGCTGGTGCTGGTGGGCGACCCGGGCCGCCTGTACTCGCCCCAGGAGGGCGTGGTGGAGCTGGGCGAGTACCAGGTGCCGGTGTCGATGGAGATCGAGGACCGGGCGGTGATGCGGACCTGGGTGGAGCGGGTGCTGCCGGCCTGA
- the ygiD gene encoding 4,5-DOPA dioxygenase extradiol, whose protein sequence is MPVLFVGHGNPMNAVEDNRWSRGLRALAAALPAPRAILAVSAHWFVAGSHTTGTARPETIHDFSGFPDALSRVRYPSPGDPALADRVVGLLGRRRASVVGDRGLDHGAWSVLVHLRPGADVPVVQLSLDATLPPAEHLALGRALAPLRDEGVLILGSGNLTHNLRHAFGAWHRGETATPAWAAAFDADVARAVAQRDGAWLGHALDSPAGRQAHPSPDHYLPLLYVAGAAGQDGQVTSPLEGFDMASLSMRSVLVT, encoded by the coding sequence ATGCCGGTCCTCTTCGTCGGCCACGGCAACCCGATGAACGCCGTGGAGGACAACCGCTGGAGCCGGGGCCTCCGCGCCCTGGCGGCCGCCCTGCCAGCGCCGCGGGCCATCCTGGCCGTCTCGGCCCACTGGTTCGTGGCGGGCAGTCACACCACCGGAACGGCCCGGCCCGAGACCATCCACGACTTCTCCGGCTTCCCCGACGCGCTCTCCCGGGTGCGGTACCCGTCCCCCGGCGACCCCGCGCTGGCCGACCGGGTGGTGGGGCTGCTGGGCCGGCGCCGCGCCTCGGTGGTGGGGGACCGGGGGCTCGACCACGGCGCCTGGTCGGTGCTGGTCCACCTCCGGCCAGGGGCCGACGTGCCGGTGGTCCAGCTCTCGCTCGACGCCACGCTCCCGCCGGCCGAGCACCTGGCGCTGGGCCGGGCGCTGGCGCCGCTGCGCGACGAGGGGGTGCTGATCCTGGGGAGCGGCAACCTGACCCACAACCTGCGCCACGCCTTCGGGGCCTGGCACCGCGGCGAGACCGCCACCCCGGCCTGGGCGGCCGCCTTCGACGCCGACGTGGCCCGCGCCGTGGCCCAGCGGGACGGCGCCTGGCTGGGCCACGCGCTGGACAGCCCGGCCGGGCGGCAGGCCCACCCCTCGCCCGACCACTACCTGCCGCTGCTCTACGTGGCCGGCGCGGCCGGCCAGGACGGCCAGGTGACCTCGCCGCTGGAGGGGTTCGACATGGCTTCGCTGTCGATGCGGTCCGTGCTGGTCACCTGA
- a CDS encoding YceI family protein gives MKLFTAALAALLALPVLAADTFKIDGAHSQASFSVKHLLISNVRGEFGKTEGVVVFDEADPAKSRVEATIDVASVNTRDEKRDAHLKNADFFEVAKFPTITFKSTKVEKATGGLKVTGDLTMKGVTKQVVLDVTGPTAEVKDPWGNAKRGVSATTQINRKDFGVSYGPDAIVSDLVKIQIDAELTKDQPKK, from the coding sequence ATGAAGCTCTTCACCGCCGCCCTCGCCGCCCTGCTCGCCCTGCCCGTCCTCGCCGCCGACACCTTCAAGATCGACGGCGCCCACTCCCAGGCCTCCTTCTCCGTGAAGCACCTGCTCATCTCCAACGTGCGCGGGGAGTTCGGCAAGACCGAGGGCGTGGTGGTCTTCGACGAGGCCGATCCCGCCAAGTCCAGGGTCGAGGCCACCATCGACGTGGCCTCGGTCAACACCCGGGACGAGAAGCGCGACGCCCACCTCAAGAACGCCGACTTCTTCGAGGTCGCCAAGTTCCCCACCATCACCTTCAAGTCCACCAAGGTGGAGAAGGCCACCGGCGGCCTCAAGGTCACCGGCGACCTGACCATGAAGGGCGTCACCAAGCAGGTGGTGCTCGACGTGACCGGCCCGACCGCCGAGGTGAAGGACCCCTGGGGCAACGCCAAGCGCGGCGTCTCGGCCACCACCCAGATCAACCGCAAGGACTTCGGCGTGAGCTACGGCCCGGACGCCATCGTCAGCGACCTGGTGAAGATCCAGATCGACGCCGAGCTCACCAAGGACCAGCCCAAGAAGTAG